One Candidatus Krumholzibacteriia bacterium genomic window, GGGAGGTTGGGGGTTGACACACAAGATATTGGGGTCTCAATATGGTCAATACGCCGCGAATTGCACGTCCGCCATCTTCCAAGGAGCGAACATGATCACCCTCGTCGAGGCCCCGATGCTCAATTCCAACGCCCTGCGCGTACTCGAAAGCCGCTACCTGCGCAAGGACGACACCGGCAAGGTGGTGGAAACGCCTGAGCAGATGTTCGCACGGGTGGCGGAGAACATCGCGTCGGCCGAAGCCAGCTATGGCGCCGACGAGCGCGAGCGGCACCACTGGGCCGAAGTATTCCGGCGCACCATGGCGTCGCTCGATTTCCTCCCCAATTCGCCGACGCTCATGAATGCCGGAACGGACATTCAGCAGCTCTCGGCGTGCTTCGTGCTGCCGGTCGAAGACTCGATGGAAGCGATCTTCGATTCGATCAAGCACACGGCACTGATACACAAGAGCGGCGGCGGCACCGGGTTCTCCTTCTCGCGGCTGCGCCCGCGCAATGACACCGTGCAGAGCACGCAGGGCGTTTCCAGCGGTCCGGTGTCATTCATGGGTGTGTTCGATGCCGCCACGGAAACAGTCCGCCAGGGCGGGCGTCGCCGGGGAGCCAACATGGCCATGCTGCGCGTGGACCACCCGGACATCCTCGACTTCATCGACTCGAAGAGCGCCGACGACCGCCTGAACAACTTCAACATTTCGGTGGCGGTGACCGACCGCTTCATGGAAGCGCTGCTGGAGGGCGGGGACTACGAGTTGATCAACCCGCGTACCGGAGCGGTGACCGCCTCGCTCCCCGCCATGGATGTCTTCCGCCGCATGGTCGACCGCGCATGGCTCAACGGCGAGCCCGGTGTGATCTTTATCGACCGTATCAACGCCAACAATCCCACCCCCGCGGTGGGGGCCATCGAGAGCACCAACCCCTGCGGCGAGCAGCCGCTGCTGCCCTACGAGAGTTGCAACCTGGGGTCGGTGAACCTGGCCCGCTTCGCGCGCGGCGAGATGGGCAACGCCGAAGTCGATTTTGCGCGCCTGCGCGAGGTGGTCGCGGTGGCGGTGCGCTTCCTGGACGACGTCATCGACATGAACAGCTACCCGCTGCCGGAGATCGAGCAACTCACGCGCGCCAACCGCAAGATCGGCCTGGGTGTCATGGGTTTCGCGGATTTGCTCATCCAGATGGGAATCGCCTACCAGTCGCCGGAGGCGGAGGCAATCGCCGAGGACATCATGTCGTGCGTCAACCAGGCTGCCATTGAGGCGTCGCAGGCACTGGCGAAGGAGCGCGGGGCGTTTCCCAACTTCTCCCGCAGCGTGTTTGCGGAGCGCGGGGAGGCGCCGCGCCGCAACGCCACCGTCACCACCATCGCGCCCACCGGGTCCATCAGCATCATTGCCGGCGTGGCCAGCGGGGTGGAGCCGTTGTTCGGCGTGGCCTTCAAGCGCCGCATTCTCGACGGGGCGGAACTGGTGGACGTGAACCCGCTGTTCGAGCGCGTGGCGCGCGACGAGGAGTTCTACTCCGAGGAACTCGCGGCGCGCATCGCGCAGGATGGCCACGTGCGCGACATGGACGAGGTGCCGCGCCGCTGGCGCAACCTGTTCCAGACCGCGCACGATGTGACACCCGAGGGGCACATCCGCATACAGGCCGCTTTCCAGAAGCACACCGAAAACGCGGTCTCCAAGACGGTGAACCTGGCCCACGAGAGCACGCGCGAAGACGTGGAAGAGACCTTCCGGCTGGCGTTCCAGCTCGGGTGCAAGGGCGTCACCATCTATCGCGACGGCAGCCGCGACATGCAGGTGCTCAGCACGGGCAAGGCCGCACCGGCACCCGGCGCGCGGCGCGAGCCGCGCCCGCGTCCCGAGAGTGTTTCGGGACGCACCACGCGCATGGAAACCGGATGCGGCAACCTCTACGTGACCACCAACGAAACCTCCGACGGGCCCTTCGAGCTCTTTGCATCTATCGGCAAGACGGGCGGGTGCGCGGCCTCGCAGACCGAGGCCATCGGGCGGCTGGTATCGCTCTCGCTTCGCTCCGGCGTGGACCCGAATGCGGTGGCGCGCCAGTTGCGCGGCGTGCGCTGCCCGTATCCGTCGTGGAACCGCGGCAACAAGGTGCTCTCGTGCGCCGACGCCATCGGCCAGGCGCTGGAAAAGTTCGTGGAGGCGTCGCAGCCGGCCGTGTCGCAGAACGCGGCAGGCAGCGCGCCCGAAATCGACCGCGCCGAACGCCTGGCCGGCAACTGCATCGAGTGCGGCAATGTACTGGAGTTCGAGGGCGGCTGTGCGGTCTGCCGCGTCTGCGGCTACTCGCGCTGCTAGCGAATTCGGCGTATCCGCACCCCTTCCCAACCGGGCGCTTGCGCAAGCTGCACCCATTGTGGTAGGGTGCTTCCGCTTCCGGTGCCCCACGCGCCGCGCCATCAATGCCACTACAGACACCTGCCGCGCCACCGGATCGTAGCCGGGTTCCCGGTTTCGTTGGCAACAACCGAACGAACGCAGAGAGGGTAGACGCATGAAACGCTGGATGTGTATTTCGCTCGTTATCGCGAGCATGATGGTGATCACCGCGGCCGCGGTGGCACAGGACGAGAAGAGTGCAGAGGCGAACCCTGCCGAGATGGCGGCCTGGATGGCGGCAATGACGCCGGGCGAGCACCACGAGCACATGAAGAAG contains:
- a CDS encoding vitamin B12-dependent ribonucleotide reductase; amino-acid sequence: MITLVEAPMLNSNALRVLESRYLRKDDTGKVVETPEQMFARVAENIASAEASYGADERERHHWAEVFRRTMASLDFLPNSPTLMNAGTDIQQLSACFVLPVEDSMEAIFDSIKHTALIHKSGGGTGFSFSRLRPRNDTVQSTQGVSSGPVSFMGVFDAATETVRQGGRRRGANMAMLRVDHPDILDFIDSKSADDRLNNFNISVAVTDRFMEALLEGGDYELINPRTGAVTASLPAMDVFRRMVDRAWLNGEPGVIFIDRINANNPTPAVGAIESTNPCGEQPLLPYESCNLGSVNLARFARGEMGNAEVDFARLREVVAVAVRFLDDVIDMNSYPLPEIEQLTRANRKIGLGVMGFADLLIQMGIAYQSPEAEAIAEDIMSCVNQAAIEASQALAKERGAFPNFSRSVFAERGEAPRRNATVTTIAPTGSISIIAGVASGVEPLFGVAFKRRILDGAELVDVNPLFERVARDEEFYSEELAARIAQDGHVRDMDEVPRRWRNLFQTAHDVTPEGHIRIQAAFQKHTENAVSKTVNLAHESTREDVEETFRLAFQLGCKGVTIYRDGSRDMQVLSTGKAAPAPGARREPRPRPESVSGRTTRMETGCGNLYVTTNETSDGPFELFASIGKTGGCAASQTEAIGRLVSLSLRSGVDPNAVARQLRGVRCPYPSWNRGNKVLSCADAIGQALEKFVEASQPAVSQNAAGSAPEIDRAERLAGNCIECGNVLEFEGGCAVCRVCGYSRC